GCGACCGGGCCGACGGAGCTGCCGGTCGAGGCCAGGTTGCCGCCCGTGCCGCCGGCAGCGGTGGTGGAGGACGAAGCGGTCGGCGTGGCCGACGCCGAGGCGGACGCGGACGGCGACGGCGAGGCGGAGGCCGAGGTGCTCGCGCTCGGGCTCGCGGCGCCCTTGACCTCGACCACGAACGCGGCCTGGGCATTGCCCGCGACCGGGTCGAAGGCGAGCGGCTTGGTGCCGCCCGCGACCGGCTCGCCGACGGTGACGTAGCCCTTGGCGTTCGCCACGGCCTTCTCGATCTTCATCGCGAACCGGTCGGCATACGTACCGGGGACGTCCGCGAACGACCCGCCGTCACAGAAGTAGCGCGGCGCGCCCAGCCGCTCCGCCCGGTCGCTCCCGTCGGCGTTGACCGCGCGGCAGTTCCGGGGCACGTCCGTGACCTGCACGCCGGCCGGCATCACGATGTCCGTACGGGCCACGCTCTCGCCCGAGCGCAGGCTGATCACGGCCGGGCCCTTGTTGCGGAAGCCGAGCTCGGCCACGACCGTGTCGCCCACCTTGCCGGAGGGCGAGGCGGTGACCGCCTCGAAGTCGGCCCGGGCGCCCTTGGCGGTGAACTCGAAGCTGCGCTCGTTGTCACCGGGGTCGAGGTCGGTGTTCTCGGCGTGCCCGGCGTCCCGCGGGTCCAGGTTGGAGTTCGTGACCGGCACCGCGGCCGACGCCTTGACCAGCTTCAGCTTCTTGCCGGTGGCCGGCTTGTCCTCGGGCGCGTCCTTGCTCGGCGCCGGGTCGGGGACGACCCCGTACCGCAGCCGGTCCTGGTAGGCGCGCTCGGTCGTCTTGAGGTGCAGCGGGGAGTCGGGGGCGAGCCCGTAGGACTCGCCGGGCAGGAACTCGCCCTCGACGAGGCACACCGTGGTGGCGCCCATACCGCCGTGGTCCTGCCGCCGGCAGTTGTCGTACGTCTCCGCCGGCTCCAGGCCGGCCGAGGTGTCCAGCTCCAGCGCCACCGACCCGGCGGGCAGCGTGCCCCGGTTCGCGAAGGCCAGCGGCAGGTCCTGCTGCTCGCCGGCCACCACCTCGGCCTTGGGCTTCAGCTCGCCCAGGTGCAGGTCGGGGCCGCCGACGGTCAGCTTGGTGGTGACCGGCGTGACGCTCGCGCCCGTCACCTTGCCGGTGACGGTGATCTCACCGCTCGCGCCGTTCTTGCTGTCCTTGGCGGCGGAGACGAGCAGGTCGAAGCTGTTGCCGTTCCCGGCGTTCCCGGCGTTCCCGACCGAGAGGCCCTGCTGCGTGCAGATGATCTTGGTGGCGCTCGTCGTGCAGTTCGCCCTGGGCTTGGCCGGGTCGAGCCGGACCGACGCCATCCCGGCGACCTTGGTCAGGTCGACGGTGACGGTGAACTCGCCCGGGAAGCTGTTGCCGGGGCCCACGTAGTCGAGGTGGTAGCGAAGGCTCCGCTCCTTCGAGGTGCCCGAGTCCGGGTACGGCTGGAGCACCTGGGCGGAGGGGCCGCCGAGCGGGAAGGCGGGTTCCGCGGCGAGCGCGGGGGCGGCCACGCCGAGGCTCAGCGTCGCCAACCCCGTAGCTGCCAATAGGGAGATGCGCTTGTCCATGAAGACCGAGACCGCCGAGGCCGGGTCACAGTTGCACACTTTGCGGGGTGACGGGCATCACATGCAACCATCCGGACTGATCACCTGTCACTTATGTACGCGGCGGCGGGTTCTGCGCTCGGAGGGGGAGCGCAGACCCTGCCGCCGCTACACGTGTCACGCCTTCTTCGGAACCTCCGGCACCGGCAGCAGCAAAGGCAGCCGCAACGCGCCGAACGCCTCCTCCGGGACCGCCGGACGGGCCGGTTCCACCGCCGCCAGCCGGGTGTAGGCCCCGCCCTGCTCCGGCCGCGGGTCCTGCTCGCCGTGGTTCGGCCAGTACGACATCGCCCGCTCCGCCTGCGCCGTGATCGTCAGCGACGGGTTGACCCCGAGGTTCGCCGAGACCGCCGAGCCGTCCACCACCGAGATGCCCGGGTGCCCGTACAGCCGGTGGTACGGGTCCACCACGCCCTCCTCGGCACTGGCGCCGATCGGGCAGCCGCCGAGGAAGTGCGCCGTCAGCGGGGTGCCCATCAGCTCGCCGATGTTGCTGCCCGGGAAACCGTTGATCTCCTCGGCCAGCAGGGTGGCCGCCTCGGTGGCCTCCTTGATCTGCACCGGGTTCGGCGCACCGTGCCCCTGGCGGGCGGTGAGCAGGCCCTTCCCGAGGCCGCCGGGCTTGCGGTACGTCGTCAGCGAGTTGTCCAGCGACTGCATGACCAGCCCGATGATCGTCCGCTCCGACCAGCGCCGGTTGGACAGCGAGCGCGCCAGCTGCACCGGGTGCTTCGCGGTCCGGGCGAACCAGGCCCGGACCCGGTGCCTGCTGAACGGCACCTGCAGGACGGTCATGAACCCCATGGCGTTGGAGCCCTTGCCGTAGCGGACGGGCTCGATGTGGGTGTCGGCGTCGGGGTGCACGGACGAGGTGATCGCCACGCCCCGGGTGAAGTCCGCGCGCTGCTCCTCGCCGGGGCCCGCGCCGCGCCGGCGGCGGTAGCGGCGGTCGTCGGTCTGCGCGCCGACCAGGCCCTCCGAGTTGGTCCGGGTCAGCTCGCCGAGCCGGTCCGAGATCCGCGGGAGCAGCCCGTTGTCCTTCATGGTGTGCAGCAGGGTCTGGGTGCCGTACGTGCCCGCCGCCACGACCACGTACCGGGCGCGCAGCTCCTTGGCGATACCCCGGCGGCGGGCGTCGGTGGGGACGGTGCGGATCCGGTGGCCGCCGTCGGGGTGCTCGGCGAGCGCGGTGACGGTGGTCATCGGGTGGATGACGGCGCCGGCGCGCTCGGCGAGGTGCAGGTAGTTCTCGTTCAGGGTGTTCTTCGCGCCGTGCCGGCAGCCGGTCATGCACTCACCGCATTCGGTGCAGGCCTTGCGGGCGGGGCCGGCGCCGCCGAAGTAGGGATCGGGGACCTCCTGGCCGGGGCGGGCCTCGGAGCCGCCCTCCGCGTCCGCGCCGTCGCCGAAGAAGACGCCGACCGGGGCCATGTGGAAGGAGTCCCCGACGCCCATCTTCTCGGCGGCGGCCTTCAGGTGGACGTCGGAGGGGGTCAGCGTCGGGTTGAGGCGTACGCCCAGCATCCGCTTGGCCTGGTCGTAGTACGGGGCGAGTTCCTCGCGCCAGTCGGTGATGGACGCCCACTGCCGGTCCTCGAAGAAGGCGGTCGGCGGCACGTACAGGGTGTTGGCGTAGTTGAGCGAGCCGCCGCCCACCCCGGCGCCCGCGAGCACCATCACGTTGCCGAGCAGATGGATCCGCTGGATCCCGTACAGCCCGAGGGCCGGGGCCCACAGGTAGTTCCGCAGGTCCCAGCTGTTGCGGGGCAGGCTCTCGCGGGTGAACCGGCGTCCCGCCTCCAGGACGCCGACCCGGTAGCCCTTCTCGGTCAGCCGCAGCGCCGAGACCGACCCTCCGAAGCCCGATCCGATGACGATGACGTCGTAGTCGTAATCGTGGTCGTACGACACTGCTTGTGCCTCCCGGTTGGGTCCTGGCATGCCTAGCGCAGACGGAGAGCCTTCATGACCTTGAGGCTGCGGGTCATGAACGCCGCGTACTTCTCGTCGTCCATGCCCAGTGAGGGCGCCATCGGGAGCAGCCGCTGGTGGGCGACGGTCTGGGCCTCGGTGTACTTGAGGATGCCCTCGGATCCGTGGCGGCGGCCGAGGCCGGAGTCCTTCATGCCGCCCATGGGCGCCTGGGCGCTGCCGTAGGCGGGGGCGTAGCCCTCGTTGATGTTGACCGTGCCCGTGCGCAGGCGGGCGGCGACGGCGTGGCCGCGGCGGGCGTCCTTGGTCCAGACGCTGGAGTTGAGCCCGTACGCGGTGGAGTTGGCCTGCGCGACCGCCTCGTCCTCGTCGGTGAACCGGTAGATCGAGACGACCGGGCCGAACGTCTCCTCGCCGCAGACCGCCATCGGCGCCTCGACGCCGTCGAGGATGGTGGGCTCGTAGAAGAGCGGGCCGATGTCGGGGCGGGCGGTGCCGCCCGCGACGAGGGTGGCGCCCTTGGCGACGGCCTCGTCGACGTGCCGCTGCACGGTCTCCAGCTGGCGCTCGCCGACCAGCGAGCCCATGTCCGCGCCGTACGCGAGGGAGGCGCCGAGCCGCATGGCCTTCGTACGGGCGCCGAAGCGCTCGACGAACGCGTCGGCGATCGAGGCGTGGACGTACAGCCGCTCGATGGAGATGCAGAGCTGGCCGGCGGAGGAGAAGCAGGCCCGGACGGCGCCCGCGGCGGCCTTCTCGATGTCGGCGTCGTGCAGCACGAGCATGGCGTTCTTGCCGCCGAGCTCGAGCGAGACCCCGACGAGGCGGGCGGCCGCGCCCTGGGCGACCTCGCGGCCGGTGCGGGTGGAGCCGGTGAAGGAGACGTAGTCGGCGTGGCGGACCACCTCGGGGCCGACGACGGGCCCGTCCCCGAGGACGATCTGGAAGACCTCGGCGGGCAGTCCGGCCTCGATCAGCAGGTCACGGGCCCACAGCGCGGTGAGCGCGGTCTCGGTGTCGGGCTTCATGACGACGGCGTTGCCGGAGACGAACGCGGGCAGCGCGTCGCCGACGGACAGTTCGAGGGGGTAGTTCCAGGGGGCGATCTGACCGACGACCCCGCGCGGCTGGCGCAGCTCGGTGACCTTGGTGAGGGTCGGCATGGCGCCCGTGTGGCCCTTGGGGCGCAGGTACGCGGGGGCCTTGCGGCCGTAGTGCCGGGCGGCGATGGCGACGGCCTGCACCTCCTCGTGGGCGTGCAGGCGCGCCTTGCCGGTCTCCAGCTGGATGAGGTCGAGCACCTCGGCCTGGCGGGCCAGGACCAGGTCGTGGAAGCGCAGCAGTACGGCGGCCCGCTTGCGTACGGGGACCGCGGCCCAGGCGCTCTGGGCGGCGCGGGCCCGGTCGAAGGCCTCGGCCACGTCCTCGGGGGTGGCCTCGGGCAGGTCCGCCAGCTTGGCCCCGGTGAACGGGGTGTGGTTGGCGGTCCGGCCGGAACCGATCACTCCGCGGGTGAGCCGGGTGACCAGGTCGGGGGTCACCACGTCGGCGGCGGTACGGGCACCGGCCGGGGCGGGGGCGACCGGGTTGGTGGGCTGCGGTGCGCTGCGGAGGGGGGCCGGGGCCTGCGAGTCCGTCATGGCGGTGAGCGTATTCCGCCTGCGCAGCTTTGGGTACCCGTCGGTAACCGGATTTTGCCATTTCCGCCAGCGATTGCTGGCGCGGTGACCGGATGATGACCGGATGACCCTCCCGCGACCGCCCGGGCTCAGCCCTTCTTGGGCGGCTCCCAGCCGCTGAGGACGACGTCGAACTGCTGGCGGATGGTGTCCCAGTCGGCGATGGGACTCGACATGTAGATCGCGTACTCGGTGCCGTCCGGAGCGATGTACATCTGTTCGATGGCGCGACGCGGGCCCGGGAAGCTCACCTTTTCGGTCCACGCGAAGTCCCACAGCGCGGCCCGGGTGCTGTCCCGGAAGGTGTTCTGGTTCAGCTTCTGCTTCTTGTAGTCCGTCCGCTTCTGCACCTGCTTCTCCAGGTCGAGCAGGTGCGCGTACGGGTTCTCGTAGTCCGGCGTGGGGTCGGCGGCGATCCGGATGAAGTGCTTTCCGTTGTCCGGGGTGTAGTCGATCTGGTCGCCGTTCATCTGGCGCTTCCAGCCGTCCGGCACGAACAGCGTGAAGCCCGTCGGGTCGGTGACCTCGCTGAAGCCCGCCGGAGGGGCGTCCTCGCCGTCGCCGTCCTGCTGGTCGGGGGCGCTCGCGTTCTTGTCGGAGCCGCCGCCCGCCTCCGTGTCGCCGGTGAACCTCAGCACGCCGAACACGGCGCCGCCGCCGACCAACGCCGCCACCAGGGCGACGGCCGCGGCCCGCTTGATCCGGCCCGTGGCCGGGCTCCCCGCTGCGGGCGCGGGTCCGGCCTGTTCGGGCAGGGCCGCCGTGCGCGCCTGATCGGGCGCCGGGCCGGCGGGCGGGACGGGCTCGGTCGCGGTGCCGGTACCTGTGCCGGCTCCGGTGCCGGCTCCGGTGCCGCTGTCGGGCTCCTGGGCGTCGGTGAGTTCCTCCGGAGTCACCGCGCGGGTGGGCACGTACGCGTGCGCCGCCTTCGGCTCCCGGCCCTCCATCGCCTCGATCAGCATCCGCTCGGTCTCCTGGGCCGAGGGCCGCTCGGCCGGATCCTTGCGCAGCAGGGCGGTGATGACCGGCCCCAGGGCCCCCGACTGCCGCAGCGCCGGCGGCTCGTCGTTGACCACGGCCTGCAGGCTGGAGATGGGCGAGGTGCGGCGGAAGGGCGAACGGGCCTCGACGGCCGTGTACAGGGTCGCGCCCAGCGACCACAGGTCGGAGGCCGTACCGGGGGTGCCGCCGGTGACCCGCTCCGGGGCCAGGTAGTCGATGGAGCCGACGATCTCTCCGGTCCGCGTGATGGAGGAGTCGCCCTCGATCGCGGCGATCCCGAAGTCCGTGAGCAGGACCCGCCCGTCCTTGGCGAGCAGCACGTTGCCGGGCTTCACGTCCCGGTGCAGGACGCCGACCGCGTGCGCGGCGCGCAGCGCACCCAGTACGTGCAGCCCGATCCGGGCCGCCTCGTTGGGCTCGATCCGGCCGGCCGCCTTGGCCGCGTCCGCGAGGGAGGGGCCGTCGATGTACTCCATGACGATCCACGGCCGGTCGTCGTGCTCCAGCACGTCGTGGACGACGACGACCGCCGGGTGCTGGATCCGGGCCGCGGCCCGGGCCTCCTTCTGCGTCCGGGCGTGCAGGACCTCCCGGTCGGCCTGGGCGACGTACAGACCCGCCGTCAGTTCCTTGACGGCGACGGTCCTGTGCAGCAGCTCGTCATGCGCGCGCCACACCTTGCCCATGCCGCCGCTGCCGATGGGCTCCACGAGCCGGTACCGGCCAGCGAGCACCGCGCCCGCACCTGTCTGCTGTTCCACGAAACCCCGCCACTCTGTGCACTTCGGGCCAGATTACGGAGCCCTCGGGGCTGCCGGAACCGTGAAGGCGCGGTTCCGGCCGCACTGTGACGCAATCGCCGTACTGAGTCACCGTCAGTCGGCCTCAGCCACCCGATTTATAACTCCCCGTGGCCTTTTCGAAGACCTCGGTGACCTTGCCCTCTCCGTCCTGCGGACCGGCGACCATGACGACGTGGTAGCTGCCGCCGAGCGCCACGACGAAATTCCGGGCAACGACACTGCGGCCGTTGCCGTCGATCCAGGTGTACCGGCCGGTGACCCGCAGCTGGTTGCCGACCTTCGTGGTCTTGACGTCGCCCCCGCTGGCCCAGGTGGAGGACCGGTACGGGGCCAGCTCCGGCTCCTTGTCCTTCTGGTACGTCGCCGGGTCCGGATTGCCGTCGACCTTGTCCCGGCCGGGGACGACCGTCAGGACGTACTCCCCGTCGGTGTAGCGGACCTGCCCGGCCTCGTTCATGCCGCGCCGCTCCCAGCCGGCCGGGACGGCGATCTCGAAGTGCTCCGGGTCCTGCTGGGTGGTGTAGCCGGGCGGCGCGGGGGCGGGGGCTGCGGTCTGGGGGGTCTGGGGCGTCTGGCCTTGCTTCGCCGAGGGCGCAGCGGAGGGGGACGGCGACGGGGACTGCTGCGCCACCGGGGTCTTGTCGTCGGCATCCCGCCGGTCCCTCTCCCCGCCCCCGGGCAGGAAGAGCATGGCGTAGGCCACGGCCCCGGCGAGCAGGGCGAGGATGCCGACCAGCAGGATCCGCCCGAGGGAGCGCGGCCCCCGGGAGGGGGCGGGATTGCGGTGCCGGCCGTGCAGGTCGCCCCGCCGGCGTACGACGGGCAGCCGCGCGGGATCCGGCTCCGGCATCGGGAGCGCGCCGAGGCCGCCGTCCGGCTCGGGGGCGGACCGTACGAGCGAGCGCAGCCAGCCGCGGAGCTCCTCGAAGTCGGGGCGCTCGGTGGGGTCCTGGCGCAGCAGCGACTCCACGACCGGGCGCAGCGGGCCGCACTCCTCGGCGAAGGCGGGGGACTCGGCGCAGACCATCTCGACGAGCTCGGTGACGCTGTCCTCGGGGTACGGGGCGTGGCCCTGGACGGCGCGGTACAGCAGCGCGCCGAGCGCCCAGAGGTCGGTGGCGGGCCCGACGGGGGCGGCCAGCTGCCAGGGCCCCGAGACGGACCCGGCCTGCTCGGGGGCCCACCGCTCGGTGACGGCCCCGACGACGGCCATCCGCGTCTGCCGCGCCCGCTCGGCATCCAGGCCACTGCGAATCCCCCCGCCGCCCCAACCCCCGCCGTGGCCGGGCGGAAGCCCGCCGCCCGCCGACCGGCCGGGGTGCGGATACGAGCCGGCCTCCGGCTCACCGGGAAGCACGTACGGGGCCGAATACGGGCCTCCGGCCCCCTGCCGCGGGGCCTCGCCGGGCTGATCCGCCGGCCGGCCCGACCGGCTCGGGAGCACGTACGAGCCCGTGTCCGGGCCCTGGGAACCGTTCTGCCGAACGGGGTCGGGCTCGCCCGGGGGCAGGTACGAGGCCATGTTCGGGCCCCCGGCGCCCTGCGGCGAGGCCGGGGGCGGGGGGTCGGCCTGGTGGTAGCCCTGGGGCAGGGCGAGTTGGGCGGGCAGCGCGGGACGGGGCGGTGCCGGGTCGGGCTGCGGCTCGGGCTCGGGCGGCGACTCAGGCTCGGGCTGCGGCTCGGGCTCGGGCGCCGACTCGGGCCCGGGCTCCGGCTCGGGCTGCTCGACGGGCGGAAGGGCGGCCTGCCGGCGCGGGGTGGCCCCGTGCCACGGCGCGCCCGTACCGGTCTCCGGGCCGCCGTACGGATACGAGTACCCCTGCGGGAGGTTCGACCCCTGCGGCCTCGGCTCCGGCGCGGGCTCGGATCCGCCCCTGCGCTGCTCGGTGACCCGCGCGGCGGCGGCCTGTGCCCCCGCCCGGTAGGCGGCGATGGCCCCGGCGCGCGCGGCCGCCTTGAGGTCGGGCCGCTCCTCGGTCGCCCCGGGGGTGATGTGGTCGGAGTACCGCGGTCCGGTGTCGTACCCGGGCGCCACGAGGGGCGCGTAACCGCCCGCGCCCGGACCGGCATCCCGCCCGCCCCCGCCCGCCGACCCGTCCGGGTCCCCGCCCCGGGACCCCCGTACGGCGAGCCCCGCACCCGGCGGCGTCCCCCGGCCCTGCTCCCCGCCGGGGTTCGGCGCCGCGGCCCGGCCCGGGCCGGCGGCTAAGGCGTCCGTACCCGGCTCCGACGGCGCCGGGGGCGGTGTACTCCGGGCCTGGGCCGGGGGGTTCGGGGAGGCCGTGGGCGGCTTGGCCCAGCCCCGGGGCGGGGCGGGCGCCGGCGTCGCGGCGGGCGGGGCCCAGCCGTCGGATCCGCCGGGGTTCGGCGGGACCGGGTCGTAGCCGCACAGGGCGTCCTCGGCGGCGCCCGCCGCCAGCCCCGTCAGCACGACCCTCCCGTCCTCGCATATCAACACGGTCCGGACCGTGATGTTCCGGTGCGTCCAGCCATGCGCGTGCAGCACCCGCAGCGCAGTCAGCACGTCCGCAGCGACCTCCGCCGCCCGGTACGGGCTCAGCGGCTCATCGGCGATGAGCGCGGCCAGCGGACGCGCCGGCACCAACTCGCTCACTATCCACAGCGACCCGCCTTCGGCGAACACGTCGAAGACCTGGTCCAGCCGCGGATGGTCCGGCACGGACGCGGCCGCCTGCGCAGCGGCAATCGCCCTGCGCACGGCCGGGAGATCCCCCGCCGCCCGGCGGCCGGGCGCCATCGGGGCCCGCGCCCCGGCCCCGGCCGCCGCGTCCCCGTCCAGCAGCTCGGCGTCCACGAGCTCCGGCAACGGCACCTGCCGTACCAGGACTTCCTGCCCGCTGCGCGTGTCGAAGGCGCGGGTCTCGACCAGTTCGTACTCGTCCGACGGCGGCAGCGGCAGACGGTAGCGGTCGGCCAGGATCCGGCCCGCGTAGTCCTCCACCTCGCCTCCCCCGAGTGCTGGGGGCGCACGTGTCCCATGGCCCCGCTGCCACGATACGTCGCGCAGGGCGCCCGCGTCCCGGGCCTGGGAAGGCTCGTCGGCGAGGGGCTGCTAGGTCGTCTCTTTCGGATCTTGCCGGTCAAGCCCGCGTCGTCCGGTGCCGTGCATCGCAAGGCGGAGAGGCACGGTGCCGGGCGGCGCGGGTCTGGGGGCACCTCCCAGCGGTAGCTGGGGGAGCGAGATCCGGAAGAGACGGCCTAGCCGAGAGGCTGGAAGGTCGCGAACGCCGTGTTGCGCATCGTGGTGCACTCCGGGCCGTCCCACTGGTCCGCCGCGCAGCTGATCATGATCGCGTAGCCGTGCTTCGCGTCCACCTTGAAACCGCGGTTGAGCACCCGGACCTTGATGCCCTTCTGCTCCCGCTCGAACTCCCAGTCGGCGACGGTCGGGTAGCCGTTGTACTCGGTCGCGTCGATCCGGATCGTCCGGTAGTTCGTGCTGGAGCTCGCCGTTCCCGCGACGGCTTCCGCCCACGCGGCGCGGGCGTCGTTGCCGGGGCTGGCGGTGTAGTCGACCTGGATGCGCGGGAAGCCGCCGTCGCGGCTGTATATCGCGCCGGAGTTCTCACCGGCTATGCCGAACACCTTGAAGCCCGACGGCATCACCATGGAGAAGTGGAACCCGGGGTCCGTCACCTTGGCGTAGCCCTCGGGGAGTCCGCCTCCGGGACCGCCCGGTGAGGCGCCCTGACCCTGGCTCTGCCCCTGGCCCTGACTCTGGCTCTGCCCCTGGCCCTGCTGCCCGCCCGGGGACTGCCCCTGGCTGGGCTCGGTGCCGCCCGTGCCGGTGCCGGTGCCGGCGGTGCCGCCCTTGCCTGCGGTGGCGTTGGTCTCGCCGGTCTTGGCGGACGCGCCGGGGTTCGGCGTGCCGGAAGCCGTCGGACCCGGACCGCCCTTGCCCTCTTCCTTCTTGCCGGACGAATCGTCACCGCTGAACGCGTACGCGATCAGGGACCCGATGACGGCGAGCGCGACGACCACGCCCGCTATCGCGAGGGCGATGGTACGGCGGGACATGACGTCGGTGAGGGGCGCAGCGACCGGCGAGCGCTTGCCCGTCGCCGGGGGCTCGGCCGCCGAGGCCGCCGTCGTCGCCGCAGCGGCTGCCGCGGCCTTGCGGGTCGCCTTCAGCGCAGCGCGGGCCCGTTCGCGCTGCTCGCGCTCGAGCCGCTCGCGCTCCTTCTTCTCCGCCTTCTCGGCGGCCTTTTCGGCGGTGGCCTTGGCCGCGGCCTCCTTGGCGTCGGCCAGCGAGATCTGCCGGGTCTCCTCGACGGCCGGGGCGAGGACCGGTGCGGGGGCCGGCTCCGGCGCGTTGACGACGGCGGTGAGCATCGCCCGGGTGCGGGCTTCGTCGAGCCGGTGGGCCGGGTCCTTGGCGAGCAGGCCGTAGATGACCTCGGTCAGCGGACCCGCGTTCTTGGGCGGATCCACCGGCTCGGTCATCACGGCGGTGAGGGTGGCGAGCGCGGACCCCTTGTCGTACGGGGGCACGCCCTCGACGGCGGCGTAGAGCAGTCCGCCGAGGGACCACATGTCGGCGGGCGGGCCGGGCTTCTGGCCGCGGGCGCGCTCGGGGGAGATGTACGAGGGGGCGCCGACGAGCATGCCGGTGGAGGTGACGGAGGGGTCGCCCTCGACCTGGGCGATGCCGAAGTCGGTCAGCACGACGCGGCCGGTGCGGGCGATGAGCACGTTGGACGGCTTCACGTCCCGGTGCAGGATGCCCTGGCCGTGCGCGGCGCGGAGCACGTCGAGCACGGCGAGGCCGACCTCGGCGGCGCGATGGGGTGTCAGGGGGCCCTGTTCACGGATGAACTCGGCGAGCGAGGGGCCCTCGATGAGCTCCATGACGATCCACGGGCGGCCGTCCTCGTCGACG
The Streptomyces sp. NBC_01296 DNA segment above includes these coding regions:
- a CDS encoding succinic semialdehyde dehydrogenase; translated protein: MTDSQAPAPLRSAPQPTNPVAPAPAGARTAADVVTPDLVTRLTRGVIGSGRTANHTPFTGAKLADLPEATPEDVAEAFDRARAAQSAWAAVPVRKRAAVLLRFHDLVLARQAEVLDLIQLETGKARLHAHEEVQAVAIAARHYGRKAPAYLRPKGHTGAMPTLTKVTELRQPRGVVGQIAPWNYPLELSVGDALPAFVSGNAVVMKPDTETALTALWARDLLIEAGLPAEVFQIVLGDGPVVGPEVVRHADYVSFTGSTRTGREVAQGAAARLVGVSLELGGKNAMLVLHDADIEKAAAGAVRACFSSAGQLCISIERLYVHASIADAFVERFGARTKAMRLGASLAYGADMGSLVGERQLETVQRHVDEAVAKGATLVAGGTARPDIGPLFYEPTILDGVEAPMAVCGEETFGPVVSIYRFTDEDEAVAQANSTAYGLNSSVWTKDARRGHAVAARLRTGTVNINEGYAPAYGSAQAPMGGMKDSGLGRRHGSEGILKYTEAQTVAHQRLLPMAPSLGMDDEKYAAFMTRSLKVMKALRLR
- a CDS encoding serine/threonine-protein kinase — protein: MEQQTGAGAVLAGRYRLVEPIGSGGMGKVWRAHDELLHRTVAVKELTAGLYVAQADREVLHARTQKEARAAARIQHPAVVVVHDVLEHDDRPWIVMEYIDGPSLADAAKAAGRIEPNEAARIGLHVLGALRAAHAVGVLHRDVKPGNVLLAKDGRVLLTDFGIAAIEGDSSITRTGEIVGSIDYLAPERVTGGTPGTASDLWSLGATLYTAVEARSPFRRTSPISSLQAVVNDEPPALRQSGALGPVITALLRKDPAERPSAQETERMLIEAMEGREPKAAHAYVPTRAVTPEELTDAQEPDSGTGAGTGAGTGTGTATEPVPPAGPAPDQARTAALPEQAGPAPAAGSPATGRIKRAAAVALVAALVGGGAVFGVLRFTGDTEAGGGSDKNASAPDQQDGDGEDAPPAGFSEVTDPTGFTLFVPDGWKRQMNGDQIDYTPDNGKHFIRIAADPTPDYENPYAHLLDLEKQVQKRTDYKKQKLNQNTFRDSTRAALWDFAWTEKVSFPGPRRAIEQMYIAPDGTEYAIYMSSPIADWDTIRQQFDVVLSGWEPPKKG
- a CDS encoding serine/threonine protein kinase — its product is MEDYAGRILADRYRLPLPPSDEYELVETRAFDTRSGQEVLVRQVPLPELVDAELLDGDAAAGAGARAPMAPGRRAAGDLPAVRRAIAAAQAAASVPDHPRLDQVFDVFAEGGSLWIVSELVPARPLAALIADEPLSPYRAAEVAADVLTALRVLHAHGWTHRNITVRTVLICEDGRVVLTGLAAGAAEDALCGYDPVPPNPGGSDGWAPPAATPAPAPPRGWAKPPTASPNPPAQARSTPPPAPSEPGTDALAAGPGRAAAPNPGGEQGRGTPPGAGLAVRGSRGGDPDGSAGGGGRDAGPGAGGYAPLVAPGYDTGPRYSDHITPGATEERPDLKAAARAGAIAAYRAGAQAAAARVTEQRRGGSEPAPEPRPQGSNLPQGYSYPYGGPETGTGAPWHGATPRRQAALPPVEQPEPEPGPESAPEPEPQPEPESPPEPEPQPDPAPPRPALPAQLALPQGYHQADPPPPASPQGAGGPNMASYLPPGEPDPVRQNGSQGPDTGSYVLPSRSGRPADQPGEAPRQGAGGPYSAPYVLPGEPEAGSYPHPGRSAGGGLPPGHGGGWGGGGIRSGLDAERARQTRMAVVGAVTERWAPEQAGSVSGPWQLAAPVGPATDLWALGALLYRAVQGHAPYPEDSVTELVEMVCAESPAFAEECGPLRPVVESLLRQDPTERPDFEELRGWLRSLVRSAPEPDGGLGALPMPEPDPARLPVVRRRGDLHGRHRNPAPSRGPRSLGRILLVGILALLAGAVAYAMLFLPGGGERDRRDADDKTPVAQQSPSPSPSAAPSAKQGQTPQTPQTAAPAPAPPGYTTQQDPEHFEIAVPAGWERRGMNEAGQVRYTDGEYVLTVVPGRDKVDGNPDPATYQKDKEPELAPYRSSTWASGGDVKTTKVGNQLRVTGRYTWIDGNGRSVVARNFVVALGGSYHVVMVAGPQDGEGKVTEVFEKATGSYKSGG
- a CDS encoding serine/threonine-protein kinase encodes the protein MSKPEHTESPAESPAAKQDRAKPVSAEPESPTANQDGPPTPATPPAAKPDLGKPAAVSAESAEPEDKKPAAAKPDLGKPAAAAGSVKAAAEAGKSAPGGAEGAKAADAPAVKADLSKPAESAKAAGAVAEPEDRKPAAAKPVAAGNSVVEKADAVAAAVKAAAAKAAEAAGAEGRLLARRYRLREVLGKGGMGTVWRAEDETLGRTVAVKELRFSTGVDEDEKRRLITRTLREAKAIARIRSGGAVTVFDVVDEDGRPWIVMELIEGPSLAEFIREQGPLTPHRAAEVGLAVLDVLRAAHGQGILHRDVKPSNVLIARTGRVVLTDFGIAQVEGDPSVTSTGMLVGAPSYISPERARGQKPGPPADMWSLGGLLYAAVEGVPPYDKGSALATLTAVMTEPVDPPKNAGPLTEVIYGLLAKDPAHRLDEARTRAMLTAVVNAPEPAPAPVLAPAVEETRQISLADAKEAAAKATAEKAAEKAEKKERERLEREQRERARAALKATRKAAAAAAATTAASAAEPPATGKRSPVAAPLTDVMSRRTIALAIAGVVVALAVIGSLIAYAFSGDDSSGKKEEGKGGPGPTASGTPNPGASAKTGETNATAGKGGTAGTGTGTGGTEPSQGQSPGGQQGQGQSQSQGQGQSQGQGASPGGPGGGLPEGYAKVTDPGFHFSMVMPSGFKVFGIAGENSGAIYSRDGGFPRIQVDYTASPGNDARAAWAEAVAGTASSSTNYRTIRIDATEYNGYPTVADWEFEREQKGIKVRVLNRGFKVDAKHGYAIMISCAADQWDGPECTTMRNTAFATFQPLG
- a CDS encoding GMC oxidoreductase, whose protein sequence is MPGPNREAQAVSYDHDYDYDVIVIGSGFGGSVSALRLTEKGYRVGVLEAGRRFTRESLPRNSWDLRNYLWAPALGLYGIQRIHLLGNVMVLAGAGVGGGSLNYANTLYVPPTAFFEDRQWASITDWREELAPYYDQAKRMLGVRLNPTLTPSDVHLKAAAEKMGVGDSFHMAPVGVFFGDGADAEGGSEARPGQEVPDPYFGGAGPARKACTECGECMTGCRHGAKNTLNENYLHLAERAGAVIHPMTTVTALAEHPDGGHRIRTVPTDARRRGIAKELRARYVVVAAGTYGTQTLLHTMKDNGLLPRISDRLGELTRTNSEGLVGAQTDDRRYRRRRGAGPGEEQRADFTRGVAITSSVHPDADTHIEPVRYGKGSNAMGFMTVLQVPFSRHRVRAWFARTAKHPVQLARSLSNRRWSERTIIGLVMQSLDNSLTTYRKPGGLGKGLLTARQGHGAPNPVQIKEATEAATLLAEEINGFPGSNIGELMGTPLTAHFLGGCPIGASAEEGVVDPYHRLYGHPGISVVDGSAVSANLGVNPSLTITAQAERAMSYWPNHGEQDPRPEQGGAYTRLAAVEPARPAVPEEAFGALRLPLLLPVPEVPKKA